One segment of Marvinbryantia formatexigens DSM 14469 DNA contains the following:
- a CDS encoding AAA family ATPase produces the protein MVKVNLPYGIDLFEQVRSRNCYYVDKTDFIRELLNEEFTVNLITRPRRFGKTLTMSMLAEFFDIRKDSRQMFEGLEIAKYTDFCAEWMNQWPVLFLTLKDVDGDSFEDAYGLLQYTISVLCIEHSYLTDSDKVDSADKERFIRLKSENGTVSDVKGALLTLLRMMKAHYGREVILLVDEYDVPLAKASDNGYYEKMLNIIKKFLGMTWKSNPNLKFAVVTGCLRIAKESIFTGANNFISDSISSKKYQDCFGFSEPEVIALLDAAELQDALLEMKKWYDGYLFGSKEIYCPWDVINHVRALMTDPDAKPGNYWIDTSHNNIIRRFIDHPQINVNEKFETLLGGGVIQEPVREDLTYDIAHSTEDNLWSILYLTGYLTQVPQEKLPEGMQPEDGKMALRIPNEEVKSVFGSTVKKWFEEKIAAQDRTALFEAWWDGDAEKLTQEITDILFDTISYFDYKEDYYHAMVTGMFLGAGYAVKSNSEAGTGRADVIIKEQRRRRALVIEVKWSGKKGNGDSLEKECADALQQIEKEQYKKNLELEGYKTVLCYGAAFRGKTCLIKLVG, from the coding sequence ATGGTAAAAGTGAATCTGCCGTATGGCATTGACCTTTTTGAACAAGTGCGCAGCAGGAATTGTTATTACGTTGATAAGACTGACTTTATCCGGGAATTGTTAAATGAGGAATTCACGGTCAACTTGATTACCAGACCGCGCCGCTTTGGAAAGACTCTTACGATGAGCATGCTTGCAGAATTCTTCGATATCCGCAAGGATAGCAGGCAGATGTTCGAGGGGCTTGAAATAGCAAAATATACGGATTTCTGTGCGGAATGGATGAACCAGTGGCCGGTTCTGTTCCTGACTCTGAAGGACGTGGATGGGGACAGCTTTGAAGATGCATATGGGCTTCTGCAATATACAATATCTGTGCTTTGCATTGAACACAGTTATTTGACAGATAGCGATAAGGTTGACAGTGCGGACAAAGAGCGTTTCATTCGACTGAAAAGTGAAAATGGAACCGTGTCAGATGTAAAGGGCGCCTTGCTCACGCTGCTCCGCATGATGAAAGCACACTATGGCAGGGAAGTGATTTTACTTGTCGACGAGTATGACGTCCCGCTTGCGAAAGCCAGCGACAACGGATATTATGAGAAAATGCTGAACATCATTAAAAAGTTTCTCGGCATGACGTGGAAGTCCAATCCGAACTTAAAATTTGCGGTGGTGACAGGATGCCTCCGGATTGCGAAAGAGAGCATCTTTACAGGAGCGAACAATTTTATATCCGATTCAATATCCAGTAAAAAGTACCAGGATTGCTTCGGGTTTAGTGAGCCGGAGGTGATTGCATTGCTGGATGCCGCTGAATTGCAGGACGCTTTGCTTGAAATGAAAAAATGGTATGACGGGTACCTCTTTGGCAGTAAAGAAATATACTGCCCGTGGGATGTGATTAACCATGTCAGGGCTTTGATGACAGACCCGGATGCGAAGCCCGGAAATTACTGGATTGACACGAGCCACAATAATATCATCCGGCGTTTTATCGACCATCCGCAGATTAATGTCAACGAGAAGTTTGAGACGCTGCTGGGGGGCGGCGTGATCCAGGAGCCGGTCCGCGAGGATCTGACCTACGATATTGCCCATTCCACAGAGGATAACCTGTGGAGCATCCTGTATCTGACAGGTTATCTGACACAGGTCCCGCAGGAGAAACTTCCGGAGGGAATGCAGCCGGAGGACGGAAAAATGGCGCTGCGTATTCCGAATGAAGAAGTAAAGTCCGTGTTTGGAAGTACGGTAAAGAAATGGTTCGAGGAAAAAATAGCGGCACAGGACCGCACTGCCCTGTTTGAAGCATGGTGGGACGGCGATGCGGAAAAGCTGACGCAGGAGATTACGGATATCCTGTTTGACACAATCAGTTATTTTGACTATAAAGAGGATTACTATCATGCGATGGTCACGGGTATGTTCCTGGGCGCGGGATATGCAGTGAAGTCAAATTCAGAAGCCGGGACCGGCCGGGCAGACGTCATTATAAAAGAGCAGCGTCGCAGGCGTGCGCTTGTAATTGAGGTGAAATGGTCCGGAAAGAAAGGAAATGGGGACAGTCTGGAAAAAGAATGTGCGGATGCGCTTCAGCAGATTGAGAAGGAGCAGTATAAGAAAAACCTTGAGCTGGAAGGCTATAAGACCGTACTGTGTTATGGGGCTGCATTTCGTGGGAAAACCTGCCTGATAAAGCTTGTAGGCTGA
- a CDS encoding YoaK family protein has translation MKKKLPSHGQMSEAFLTAAFLSASGGLQDAYTYLTRGSVFANAQTGNIVLLSESLFAKNWHTALRYLVPLLSFALGVAAAEMIRHFCRKMTAGWADRQRQCVRRTRRFHRFFEGRLHWRQLVLMLEVLLLFFVGFLPESLNLPANALVSFSCAMQVQAFRKVNGYSFASTMCIGNIRSGVESLCACRITHNRQDFSKALHYFGIIFFFALGAGAGSRLILVLGLRAIWVSCLLLLAGFILMLIP, from the coding sequence ATGAAGAAAAAGCTACCTTCCCACGGGCAGATGTCCGAAGCCTTTCTGACAGCGGCTTTTTTGTCCGCATCGGGCGGACTGCAGGATGCCTACACGTATCTTACCCGCGGCAGCGTATTTGCCAACGCGCAGACCGGAAATATTGTTCTGCTCAGTGAAAGTCTTTTCGCAAAAAACTGGCATACAGCCCTCCGCTATCTCGTGCCGCTGCTCTCCTTTGCCCTCGGAGTGGCGGCAGCGGAGATGATCCGGCATTTCTGCCGGAAGATGACAGCCGGATGGGCGGACAGGCAGCGGCAATGTGTCCGGCGTACGAGGCGGTTTCATCGTTTCTTTGAGGGGCGGCTGCACTGGCGGCAGCTTGTCCTTATGCTGGAGGTGCTTCTGCTGTTTTTTGTCGGATTTCTTCCGGAGTCGCTGAATCTTCCGGCAAACGCCCTGGTATCCTTTTCCTGCGCCATGCAGGTGCAGGCTTTCCGGAAAGTGAACGGCTATTCCTTTGCCAGCACCATGTGTATCGGAAATATCCGCAGCGGCGTGGAATCCCTCTGCGCCTGCCGCATCACGCACAACCGGCAGGATTTTTCCAAAGCACTGCACTATTTCGGCATTATCTTTTTCTTTGCGCTTGGCGCCGGAGCGGGCAGCCGTCTCATCCTGGTTCTGGGACTGCGCGCAATCTGGGTATCCTGCCTGCTTCTGCTGGCCGGATTTATTTTGATGCTGATACCATAA
- a CDS encoding LysR family transcriptional regulator, whose translation MYISYDYYRVFYYVARYRSFTQAANILLNNQPNVTRTIKNLERELGCTLFVRSSRGVSLTPEGEKLYAHVRIAAEHIQEGEQELLLDRGLQSGVVSIGASEVALHCLLLPVLKQFRELYPGIRLRVSNYSTPQAVDALKNGLVDFAVVTTPADTSPQMKLSVLRTLREQAICGPAFAHLAGRKISLAELAQYPVICLGTQTKTYALYHDWFLQHHLTLAPDIEAATADQILPMVKNNLGIGFVPEEFLKNETEGEGIRRLQLAEEVPERAICLIRHTEHPLSIAAAKLEQVLLEKERTS comes from the coding sequence GTGTATATCAGCTACGATTATTACCGGGTATTTTATTATGTGGCGAGATACCGCAGCTTTACGCAGGCGGCAAATATCCTGCTGAATAATCAGCCGAACGTCACCCGCACGATTAAGAATCTGGAGCGGGAGCTGGGCTGTACGCTGTTTGTGCGCTCCAGCCGCGGCGTTTCCCTCACGCCGGAGGGGGAGAAGCTCTACGCGCATGTCCGCATCGCGGCGGAGCATATCCAGGAGGGCGAGCAGGAGCTGCTGCTGGACAGGGGGCTGCAGAGCGGCGTGGTTTCCATCGGCGCCAGCGAGGTGGCGCTGCACTGCCTGCTGCTTCCGGTGCTGAAACAGTTCCGGGAGCTTTATCCGGGCATTCGTCTGCGGGTATCAAATTATTCCACTCCGCAGGCGGTCGACGCGCTGAAAAACGGTCTGGTTGATTTTGCGGTGGTAACGACGCCGGCGGACACCTCCCCGCAGATGAAACTGAGCGTTCTGCGCACCTTGCGCGAGCAGGCAATCTGCGGTCCGGCATTCGCCCATCTGGCGGGCAGAAAAATCTCCCTTGCAGAGCTGGCGCAGTACCCCGTCATCTGCCTGGGAACGCAGACCAAAACCTATGCACTGTATCACGACTGGTTTCTGCAGCATCATCTGACGCTGGCGCCGGATATCGAGGCGGCGACGGCGGACCAGATTCTGCCGATGGTAAAGAACAATCTCGGCATCGGCTTCGTTCCGGAAGAATTTCTGAAAAATGAAACAGAAGGGGAGGGTATCCGGCGGCTGCAGCTTGCGGAGGAGGTTCCGGAGAGGGCTATCTGTCTGATAAGGCATACGGAGCATCCGCTGAGCATCGCCGCCGCGAAGCTGGAGCAGGTGCTTCTGGAAAAGGAGAGGACATCATGA
- a CDS encoding response regulator transcription factor, with amino-acid sequence MYKILIVEDDRVIADKICEYLASFGYEAQVAKNFANITAEFSSFLPHLVLMDISLPYYNGYYWCSEIRKISKAPVIFISSASDDMNIIMAVNYGADDFLAKPFELTVLTAKIQAVLRRTYDFAGQTSILEHRGAVLNMDNTTLLYDDKVVELTKNEYRILRILMENKGRVVSRDTIMARLWETDSFIDDNTLTVNVTRLRKKLEQAGLYDYIVTKKGIGYLVE; translated from the coding sequence ATTTATAAAATATTAATTGTGGAGGATGACCGCGTGATTGCGGATAAAATATGCGAATATCTGGCTTCCTTCGGATACGAGGCGCAGGTGGCTAAAAATTTCGCCAATATCACGGCGGAATTTTCCTCCTTCCTGCCGCATCTTGTACTGATGGATATTTCCCTGCCGTACTACAACGGCTACTACTGGTGCAGTGAGATCCGCAAGATCTCCAAAGCGCCCGTCATCTTTATTTCCTCCGCCTCCGACGACATGAACATCATCATGGCGGTCAATTACGGGGCGGATGATTTTCTGGCGAAGCCCTTTGAGCTGACGGTACTGACCGCAAAAATCCAGGCGGTGCTGCGCCGTACCTACGATTTTGCCGGGCAGACCAGTATCCTGGAGCACCGGGGTGCGGTGCTGAATATGGACAACACCACGCTGCTTTATGATGACAAGGTAGTGGAGCTGACGAAAAACGAGTACCGGATTCTGCGCATCCTGATGGAAAATAAGGGGCGTGTGGTGAGCCGCGACACGATTATGGCGCGTCTGTGGGAGACGGACAGTTTTATTGATGATAACACGCTTACCGTCAATGTCACAAGGCTTCGAAAAAAGCTGGAGCAGGCGGGGCTTTACGATTATATCGTGACGAAGAAAGGAATTGGTTATCTTGTGGAGTAA
- a CDS encoding sensor histidine kinase gives MWSKYLIGYLKRIYKVLLWFLLLTGCFCLVYFLYDLPVSAALYAALLSVACGLLFLIFDFLRYVSHCRKIEFMLSQELPVPEDFPLPFDYLEEEYQALIRKIYRNRIDEQERSAIQYADLIDYYTLWVHQIKTPISAMNLLLQTEESPHAGEMSLELFKIEQYTEMVLQYLRLGSTANDFVLQTYDLDDMIRQALRKYARMFIGRKLSVNFSETHQKVLTDEKWMVFVIEQLLSNALKYTNAGTISIYGAEGGQGFVIEDTGIGISAEDLPRIFEKGYTGFNGRRDKKATGLGLYLCKQILDKLGHRIEVASVPGTGTKMTVIFPNLSKL, from the coding sequence TTGTGGAGTAAATATCTGATCGGTTATCTGAAGCGCATCTACAAGGTGCTGCTGTGGTTTCTGCTGCTTACCGGCTGCTTCTGTCTTGTCTATTTTCTGTATGATCTGCCGGTCTCCGCTGCGCTTTATGCGGCGCTGCTTTCCGTCGCCTGCGGACTGCTTTTTCTGATATTCGACTTTCTGCGCTATGTATCGCATTGCCGCAAGATTGAATTTATGCTCTCGCAGGAGCTTCCGGTGCCGGAGGATTTTCCGCTTCCCTTCGATTATCTGGAGGAGGAATACCAGGCGCTTATCCGGAAAATTTACAGAAACCGGATTGACGAGCAGGAGCGCTCCGCCATACAGTATGCGGATCTGATTGACTATTACACGCTGTGGGTCCATCAGATTAAGACGCCGATTTCCGCCATGAATCTGCTGCTGCAGACTGAAGAAAGCCCTCATGCCGGGGAAATGTCGCTGGAGCTTTTTAAAATCGAGCAGTATACGGAAATGGTGCTGCAGTATCTGCGGCTCGGCAGTACGGCAAACGATTTTGTCCTGCAGACGTATGACCTGGACGATATGATACGCCAGGCGCTGCGCAAATATGCCCGCATGTTTATCGGCAGGAAGCTGTCTGTCAATTTTTCAGAAACGCACCAGAAGGTGCTGACCGATGAGAAATGGATGGTATTTGTTATCGAACAGCTTTTATCAAATGCCCTAAAATATACCAACGCCGGAACGATTTCCATCTACGGCGCAGAGGGAGGGCAGGGCTTTGTGATAGAGGACACCGGCATCGGCATTTCCGCGGAGGATTTGCCGCGCATTTTTGAGAAAGGCTACACAGGCTTTAACGGCAGGCGGGATAAGAAAGCAACCGGGCTTGGACTTTATCTGTGCAAGCAGATTCTCGATAAGCTGGGGCATCGCATAGAGGTGGCATCGGTGCCGGGCACCGGTACGAAAATGACCGTAATATTTCCGAATCTTTCAAAATTGTAA
- a CDS encoding ABC transporter ATP-binding protein — protein MPLLDVTHLKKVYTTRFGGNQVVALKNVNFSVEQGEYVAIMGESGSGKTTLLNILAALDKPTGGDVKLNGKSLSAITEKELAAFRRTNLGFVFQDFNLLDTFSLEDNILLPLVLSGCSYSQMEERLNNIASKLAICDILKKFPYEVSGGQKQRVAAARALITRPKIVLADEPTGALDSKASENLLKLFSDINAEGQTILMVTHSTKAASYAKRVLFIRDGEVFHQIYRGEMTSEEMFEKISNTLTILQTGGELHA, from the coding sequence ATGCCATTATTAGATGTCACTCATTTGAAGAAAGTATATACGACCCGCTTTGGCGGAAACCAGGTGGTCGCTTTGAAAAACGTCAATTTTTCGGTGGAGCAGGGCGAATATGTTGCGATTATGGGCGAGAGCGGGAGCGGAAAAACCACGCTCCTCAATATTCTTGCCGCGCTCGACAAACCGACAGGCGGAGACGTGAAGCTGAACGGAAAGAGCCTGTCCGCTATCACGGAAAAGGAGCTGGCGGCTTTCCGGCGCACGAATCTCGGTTTCGTGTTCCAGGATTTCAATCTTCTGGACACCTTTTCCCTGGAGGACAATATCCTGCTGCCGCTGGTGCTCTCCGGGTGCAGCTACAGCCAGATGGAGGAGCGTTTAAACAACATTGCCTCGAAGCTTGCCATCTGCGATATCCTGAAAAAATTTCCCTACGAGGTGTCGGGCGGACAGAAGCAGCGCGTGGCGGCGGCGCGGGCGCTGATTACCAGACCGAAAATCGTCCTGGCGGACGAGCCGACCGGCGCGCTCGATTCCAAAGCGTCGGAAAACCTTCTGAAGCTGTTTTCCGATATCAACGCGGAGGGGCAGACCATTCTGATGGTCACGCACTCCACGAAGGCGGCGAGCTATGCGAAGCGCGTTCTGTTTATCCGTGACGGCGAGGTGTTTCATCAGATATACCGCGGGGAAATGACGAGCGAGGAAATGTTTGAGAAAATTTCCAATACACTGACGATTCTGCAGACAGGTGGTGAGCTTCATGCGTAG
- a CDS encoding ABC transporter permease has protein sequence MRRGLFRTMAWTNIRNNRRFYVPFLLTIILTAAMFYNMCSVSRNPAFTEEAAIAMVLEFGVYIIGIFAVIFIFYTNSFLTKRRKRELGLYHILGLEKRHISSIMAWETLYLAFAGIAGGIVAGLLLDRLMFLIILKVFHYPVAIEYRIDSFAVRTTLLVFAAIFLLIMLYNIHSIRKASAIELLKSGNTGEREPKTRWLIAVIGLVCMVSGYYIAITTDNILDALTKLFVAVLLVMAGTYCLFLAGSVALLKMLKKRKSYYYRTNHFVAVSGMIYRMKQNAVGLANICILSTGVLLVISTTVSLYAGMEEIVIAQHPTELAVTYSDSSPEQNQALEEMIEETASELGITLKNYAAYQSLSITFVQRENELLADSSVEDRSAVSYDDLAAVTMISAETYERMTGERLQLSGNEVAICHEKGTLADTFQMMGETYTVSEHLESFPVSNEMAQIVKGWFNIVVSSDEKLSEIDRLQKEVFSYPSSLKYEVQFDTEGGQETADTLYNTLLQKMEETEGMPLYLVGNRYEFRAQNYVMYGSILFLGCYLGALFLMATVLIIYYKQIIEGYEDRERYAIMRKVGMDRREIKQSIKSQILIMFFLPLGTALIHCLVAFPLMRQILQAFYMNNTPLFAGVTAVVAGIFSICYILVYRITARSYYHIVS, from the coding sequence ATGCGTAGGGGACTGTTCCGCACGATGGCGTGGACCAATATCCGCAATAACCGCCGTTTTTACGTGCCGTTTCTGCTGACTATCATTCTGACGGCGGCAATGTTTTATAATATGTGCAGCGTAAGCCGGAATCCGGCGTTCACGGAGGAAGCGGCAATCGCAATGGTTCTGGAATTTGGCGTGTATATCATCGGGATATTTGCCGTAATCTTTATTTTTTATACAAACAGCTTTCTTACAAAGCGCCGGAAGCGGGAGCTGGGGCTTTACCACATCCTCGGTCTGGAAAAGCGTCACATCAGCTCTATTATGGCATGGGAAACGCTTTATCTGGCGTTCGCCGGCATTGCGGGCGGAATCGTCGCCGGACTTTTGCTGGACCGGCTGATGTTTCTGATTATTTTAAAGGTATTCCACTATCCGGTTGCGATAGAGTACCGGATTGATTCCTTTGCCGTGCGCACCACGCTGCTGGTGTTCGCCGCCATCTTTTTGCTGATTATGCTGTACAACATACATTCCATCCGGAAGGCTTCTGCGATAGAGCTGCTAAAGAGCGGCAATACCGGGGAGCGCGAGCCGAAAACGCGGTGGCTGATTGCTGTTATCGGGCTCGTCTGCATGGTGTCCGGCTACTACATTGCCATCACGACGGATAATATCCTGGACGCGCTGACCAAGCTGTTTGTCGCGGTGCTGCTCGTCATGGCGGGCACCTATTGCCTGTTTCTCGCCGGAAGCGTGGCGCTTCTGAAAATGCTGAAGAAGCGGAAAAGCTACTATTATCGCACAAATCATTTTGTGGCGGTTTCCGGAATGATATACCGCATGAAGCAGAACGCGGTCGGGCTTGCCAATATCTGTATTCTCTCAACCGGCGTGCTGCTGGTGATTTCCACGACCGTCAGTCTCTATGCCGGGATGGAGGAAATCGTCATCGCCCAGCATCCGACGGAGCTTGCCGTCACGTATTCCGACAGCAGCCCGGAGCAGAACCAGGCACTGGAGGAGATGATTGAAGAGACGGCATCGGAGCTTGGCATTACGCTGAAAAATTATGCCGCCTACCAGTCGCTCAGTATCACCTTCGTGCAGCGGGAAAATGAGCTGCTGGCGGATTCTTCGGTGGAAGACCGCAGCGCCGTCTCCTACGATGACCTTGCCGCCGTTACGATGATTTCCGCCGAAACCTATGAGCGCATGACGGGAGAGCGGCTGCAGCTTTCCGGAAACGAGGTCGCCATCTGCCATGAGAAAGGAACACTGGCGGACACCTTTCAGATGATGGGCGAGACCTACACAGTTTCGGAGCACCTGGAGAGCTTCCCGGTCAGCAATGAGATGGCGCAGATCGTGAAAGGCTGGTTTAATATCGTCGTGAGCAGCGATGAAAAGCTCTCCGAAATCGACCGCCTGCAAAAAGAGGTCTTTTCCTACCCAAGCTCTCTGAAATATGAGGTACAGTTTGACACAGAGGGCGGGCAGGAGACGGCGGACACACTGTATAACACCCTGCTGCAGAAAATGGAGGAGACGGAGGGAATGCCGCTGTATCTGGTCGGAAACCGCTATGAATTCCGCGCACAGAATTATGTGATGTATGGCAGCATCCTGTTCCTCGGCTGTTATCTTGGCGCATTGTTTTTGATGGCTACGGTTCTGATTATTTATTATAAGCAGATTATTGAGGGCTATGAGGACCGCGAGCGCTACGCCATCATGAGAAAGGTCGGTATGGACAGACGCGAGATCAAGCAGTCCATAAAAAGCCAGATTCTGATTATGTTTTTCCTGCCGCTGGGAACAGCTCTCATCCACTGCCTTGTTGCTTTTCCGCTGATGCGGCAGATACTGCAGGCATTTTATATGAACAACACGCCGCTGTTTGCCGGTGTGACCGCCGTGGTGGCAGGTATTTTCTCTATCTGTTATATTCTTGTTTACAGAATTACGGCGCGGAGCTATTATCATATTGTAAGCTGA
- a CDS encoding RNA polymerase sigma factor, translating to MIQLVKRAMKSDTDAFLELMERNSLAMYKVARGILNNDEDAADAIQDTILTCFEKLHTLKKPEYFKTWMIRILINECNSIRRHYSNLNLQEDFADIPQSDVSIAEFEFKEMLETVDEKYRVVLILHYVEGFKLSEIAAILELNENTVKTRIARARQQLREAYADTLPASPRKVTYYSDADRKGEGQNEQTERFHFIRSTFG from the coding sequence ATGATACAGCTTGTAAAGCGCGCGATGAAGTCGGATACGGATGCATTTCTGGAGCTGATGGAGCGCAATTCTCTTGCAATGTACAAGGTAGCCCGTGGAATTTTAAATAACGATGAGGATGCGGCGGACGCCATTCAGGATACCATCCTTACCTGCTTTGAAAAGCTTCATACGCTGAAGAAGCCGGAGTATTTCAAAACCTGGATGATCCGCATTCTGATTAACGAATGCAACAGTATCCGCCGCCATTACAGCAATCTGAATCTGCAGGAGGATTTTGCGGATATTCCGCAGAGCGACGTGTCTATCGCGGAATTTGAGTTTAAGGAAATGCTGGAGACCGTGGATGAAAAATACCGTGTCGTGCTGATCCTGCACTATGTGGAGGGCTTTAAGCTCTCGGAGATTGCCGCGATTCTGGAGCTGAATGAAAATACGGTAAAGACCAGAATTGCGAGAGCCAGGCAGCAGCTGCGGGAAGCCTATGCGGATACGCTGCCCGCCAGCCCGCGGAAGGTTACTTATTATTCTGACGCAGACAGGAAAGGAGAAGGACAGAATGAACAGACAGAGCGATTTCACTTCATCAGAAGCACATTTGGATAA
- a CDS encoding DUF4179 domain-containing protein, producing MNRQSDFTSSEAHLDKTIEQVLQRDFALPDAVKRAQSGAFDKIRAEAQARTGKETKKGRGRGRRKALTIAGTLAASAAVFSTICISNPAFAANIPLVGHVFAEIGSSLGFSGDYEKYATSLQEAKSGAAAEEQIVSAVDGQTAPAGAEAAATGADKSYSQTFNGVTVTLSEVYCNDMSLNVALVVRSEEGFPDIRKDEDGNAYLYLRNGTLLTDYYPEAVPITEPVEGRLTDEHTFAGVMRFDLVYTTESVQDEYFEARNDFFAEKLGISREELDTAASDVYDRLREILGTDVLSASVIASAGGPDIKDYTAYYEVPEDFSVTLKFDKVVADLAEASLPAMPQELVDEYKYNAALAEHGLDIDDYENFTEEEKQIEHQLFEEQQRKYDELYPDAGIFPNRYENWWKEGEWDFTFGVSKNTADSQVLEINDFDESGLGVTRVTKTPFEIVVEMQSPSESSSPSGMGYFLTALDENGKRLPYGSGSSTNTFAVQGQEISRIDVYICDYEDFMSIKGRLLSGEGADNRTLLEEMALYHKEIVFE from the coding sequence ATGAACAGACAGAGCGATTTCACTTCATCAGAAGCACATTTGGATAAAACAATAGAGCAGGTACTGCAGCGGGATTTTGCGCTGCCTGACGCGGTAAAGAGGGCGCAGAGCGGGGCGTTTGATAAAATCCGCGCAGAAGCGCAGGCGCGCACCGGAAAGGAAACGAAAAAGGGACGCGGGCGCGGCAGGAGAAAAGCGCTTACGATTGCCGGTACGCTGGCGGCATCGGCTGCCGTGTTCTCCACCATCTGTATCTCCAACCCGGCGTTTGCGGCAAATATTCCGCTGGTGGGACATGTATTTGCAGAAATCGGCAGTTCTCTTGGTTTTTCCGGCGATTATGAAAAATACGCGACATCGCTTCAGGAAGCAAAGAGCGGCGCCGCAGCGGAAGAGCAGATTGTGTCCGCAGTTGACGGACAGACAGCGCCTGCCGGAGCAGAAGCTGCGGCGACCGGTGCAGACAAAAGCTACAGCCAGACCTTTAACGGCGTTACGGTTACTCTTTCCGAGGTTTACTGCAACGACATGTCTTTAAATGTGGCGCTGGTTGTCCGGTCGGAGGAAGGCTTCCCCGACATCAGAAAAGATGAGGACGGAAATGCCTACCTGTATCTGAGGAACGGCACGCTTCTTACAGACTACTATCCGGAAGCAGTCCCCATTACTGAGCCTGTAGAAGGAAGACTGACGGATGAGCATACCTTTGCCGGAGTTATGCGCTTTGACCTGGTCTATACCACAGAATCTGTCCAGGACGAGTATTTTGAAGCACGGAATGATTTCTTTGCGGAGAAGCTTGGCATCAGCAGAGAGGAGCTGGATACTGCGGCGTCCGATGTATATGACCGGCTGAGAGAAATTCTTGGCACGGATGTGCTGAGTGCTTCTGTAATAGCATCTGCCGGCGGACCGGACATAAAAGATTACACAGCTTATTATGAGGTTCCGGAGGATTTTTCTGTCACGCTGAAATTTGATAAGGTCGTTGCCGACCTGGCGGAGGCCTCCCTTCCGGCAATGCCGCAGGAGCTGGTAGATGAATATAAATATAATGCTGCTCTAGCGGAGCATGGTCTGGATATCGATGACTATGAGAATTTCACGGAGGAAGAAAAACAGATTGAGCACCAGCTATTTGAAGAGCAGCAGCGGAAGTATGACGAGCTTTATCCGGATGCAGGAATATTCCCGAACCGCTACGAAAACTGGTGGAAGGAGGGCGAATGGGATTTCACCTTTGGAGTATCAAAAAATACGGCTGATTCACAGGTGCTGGAAATCAATGATTTCGATGAGAGCGGACTTGGCGTGACCAGGGTTACGAAAACGCCGTTTGAGATTGTCGTAGAAATGCAGAGTCCGTCGGAGAGCTCTTCTCCCTCCGGAATGGGATATTTCCTGACGGCTCTGGATGAAAACGGAAAGCGGCTTCCCTATGGTTCCGGCAGTTCTACGAATACCTTTGCGGTGCAGGGGCAGGAAATCAGCCGGATAGATGTATATATCTGCGACTATGAGGACTTCATGAGCATAAAAGGACGGCTCCTGTCCGGCGAAGGTGCGGATAACAGGACGCTTCTGGAGGAAATGGCGCTGTATCATAAAGAAATTGTATTTGAATAA
- a CDS encoding DUF1294 domain-containing protein — translation MLNYIVLIYLAAVNLLAFGTFGLDKYRAVKGKWRVPERRLFLLAAAGGSAGALLGMYVFHHKTQKHKFTVGMPLILAAQCLLAVSILHQL, via the coding sequence ATGCTGAATTATATTGTTCTTATCTATCTTGCCGCTGTCAATCTGCTCGCTTTTGGCACATTCGGACTGGATAAATACCGGGCGGTAAAAGGAAAATGGCGCGTGCCGGAGCGCAGATTATTTCTGCTTGCAGCGGCGGGCGGCTCCGCGGGAGCGCTGCTTGGCATGTATGTGTTTCACCACAAAACGCAGAAACATAAGTTTACGGTCGGGATGCCGCTTATCCTGGCGGCACAGTGTCTTCTGGCTGTTTCTATACTGCATCAGTTATAG